The Coffea arabica cultivar ET-39 chromosome 1e, Coffea Arabica ET-39 HiFi, whole genome shotgun sequence genome has a window encoding:
- the LOC113689100 gene encoding probable transcription factor KAN4 — protein sequence MAAKGNDTKKLHTSDRQLQVAENTRKPRIRWTAGLHNCFVKAVDRLGGPFEATPKEIMMQMDIPEVAASHIKSHLQKYRLRMGCNIGTAADSTVARKAATNTMIEADDSISPAGWHTNEAIQMMQAQRAKFEGKRKICKEEKNLDNVEQHQVQCTGDKNFHTSTGHQRGKGKKRAEDEDVFHLERQNGQEKQSDHHHQRPLFNLNAPALDEHEPGRDCEISFHQPL from the exons ATGGCAGCCAAAGGGAACGACACCAAGAAACTACACACTAGCGATCGACAGTTGCAAGTTGCCGAGAATACCAGGAAACCAAGGATAAGATGGACTGCAGGGCTCCATAATTGCTTTGTTAAAGCTGTTGATCGACTCGGTGGACCATTTG AAGCGACTCCAAAAGAAATCATGATGCAGATGGACATTCCTGAGGTTGCCGCAAGCCATATAAAAAGCCATCTTCAG AAGTACAGGCTGAGAATGGGTTGCAATATTGGGACGGCAGCTGATAGCACAGTTGCAAGGAAAG CTGCAACAAACACCATGATTGAAGCAGATGATAGTATAAGTCCTGCTGGGTGGCACACAAATGA AGCCATCCAAATGATGCAAGCACAAAGGGCTAAGTTTGAAGGGAAGAGAAAAATCTGCAAGGAGGAGAAG AATTTAGACAATGTGGAGCAACATCAAGTACAATGTACTGGGGACAAAAACTTCCATACAAGCACCGGACATCaaagaggaaaagggaaaaagagagcAGAAGATGAGGACGTTTTCCATTTGGAAAGACAAAATGGGCAGGAGAAGCAAAGTGATCATCATCACCAACGTCCATTATTCAACTTGAATGCTCCTGCTCTGGATGAACATGAGCCAGGCCGGGATTGTGAAATCAGCTTCCATCAACCATTGTGA